From one Geoalkalibacter halelectricus genomic stretch:
- the pdhA gene encoding pyruvate dehydrogenase (acetyl-transferring) E1 component subunit alpha — MKDKKEATQLQTQELLAMYRDMVRIREFEEACPSLYSQGKMGGFLHLYSGQEAVGVGVAHAIHKDDYMIAAYREHGLILAKGTPPGPVMAELFGKATGVSRGKGGSMHMFDPELRFMGGYGIVGGHLPLAVGMGYAIQYQQKDEVVVCLFGDGATNQGVFHEAMNLAALYQVPVVFVCENNMYGIGTAVGRASAVEQLYKKSCAYETPGVKVDGMDVLKVYEEVRQAVHRARAGEGPTYIEALTYRFRGHSISDPGTYRSEQEKKLWKERDPIPNFGRWLVAEGKASEDELKKIDAEEKQLIEEAIRFAEESPDPGPEELWTDVYVQS, encoded by the coding sequence ATGAAGGATAAAAAGGAAGCGACACAACTTCAGACGCAGGAGCTGCTGGCCATGTATCGCGACATGGTGCGCATCCGCGAATTCGAGGAAGCCTGCCCCTCTCTGTACAGCCAGGGCAAGATGGGCGGTTTTCTGCATCTCTACAGCGGCCAGGAAGCGGTGGGCGTAGGGGTGGCACATGCCATTCACAAGGACGACTACATGATCGCAGCCTACCGCGAGCATGGGCTGATTCTGGCCAAGGGCACGCCGCCCGGTCCGGTCATGGCCGAGCTGTTCGGCAAGGCGACGGGAGTGAGTCGCGGCAAGGGCGGCTCCATGCACATGTTCGACCCCGAGCTGCGCTTCATGGGCGGCTACGGCATCGTGGGCGGCCATCTGCCCCTGGCGGTGGGCATGGGCTACGCCATCCAGTATCAGCAAAAGGATGAAGTGGTGGTGTGCCTGTTCGGCGACGGCGCCACCAACCAGGGGGTGTTCCACGAGGCCATGAACCTTGCTGCCCTCTACCAGGTGCCGGTGGTGTTTGTCTGTGAAAACAACATGTACGGCATCGGCACCGCCGTGGGGCGCGCCAGCGCCGTCGAGCAGCTCTACAAAAAAAGCTGCGCCTATGAAACGCCCGGGGTCAAGGTCGACGGCATGGACGTGCTCAAGGTCTACGAAGAGGTGCGCCAGGCGGTGCACCGTGCCCGTGCCGGGGAGGGCCCCACCTACATCGAGGCGCTGACCTATCGCTTCCGCGGCCACTCCATTTCCGATCCCGGCACTTATCGCAGCGAGCAGGAGAAAAAGCTGTGGAAGGAGCGCGATCCCATTCCCAATTTCGGTCGCTGGCTGGTGGCCGAGGGCAAGGCCAGCGAGGACGAACTGAAAAAAATCGACGCCGAGGAGAAACAGCTCATTGAAGAGGCGATCCGCTTTGCCGAGGAAAGCCCCGATCCCGGCCCCGAGGAACTTTGGACCGATGTCTATGTACAATCCTGA
- a CDS encoding baseplate J/gp47 family protein → MNGDTRNLIERPYQEIVDDILTAVVGGVVNEPIIFDVKEDLYPLAEPAREIRGITGTRARARHSFHKEIDFLFSEGDNAVVWQPGGQRPDDETTFYVDYFRRESDSPLTDINVGSVTRTLSEAIGREIATVYQQINQAYLSAFIETAEGTSLDLVVAILGVVRHTRDHAVGLATFFRDPDVEGNITIPEGVVLTTEKGEASFITTQQRTLQRGQVRIDVPIRAGEDFKGEAGKVEAGKITTLAAPIAGIARVTNFEATFLGAKDESDEELRARARAVLRALGKGTLAALARVIFEGRGELVEYWDPSGPPAKQSPLGTVTLLVEAEPERFPSLQAAVHETRAAGVLATLVARYVFFKPRVRARIAAGLTAAGKDKVKGEIIAAAQAYVDGLTAGEPAEGGELLAAIQSPKEVSDALIVDVMAWRSDLAAPGGESLSDALTAAVSGLPSGDPDALRAAIDQILDQRAPAPPGGRRIPDRSLVQDAAGERAADEDIEAGEFFVAAQVLGEDWWVVLDFEPADIVLEEG, encoded by the coding sequence ATGAACGGCGATACGCGCAATCTCATCGAACGCCCCTATCAGGAAATCGTCGACGACATTCTCACCGCCGTGGTCGGCGGAGTGGTCAACGAGCCCATCATCTTCGACGTCAAGGAAGATCTCTATCCCCTGGCCGAGCCGGCGCGGGAAATTCGCGGCATCACCGGCACCCGCGCGCGCGCCCGGCACAGCTTTCACAAGGAGATCGACTTTCTGTTCAGCGAAGGCGACAACGCCGTGGTCTGGCAGCCGGGTGGCCAGCGCCCGGATGACGAAACCACCTTCTACGTCGACTACTTCCGCCGCGAAAGCGATTCGCCCCTCACCGACATCAACGTCGGCAGCGTCACCCGCACCCTCTCCGAAGCCATCGGCCGGGAGATCGCCACCGTCTATCAGCAGATCAACCAAGCCTACCTTTCCGCCTTCATCGAGACCGCCGAGGGCACCTCACTGGACCTGGTGGTGGCGATCCTCGGGGTGGTGCGCCACACCCGGGACCATGCCGTGGGCCTGGCGACCTTCTTCCGCGACCCCGATGTGGAAGGCAACATCACCATCCCCGAAGGCGTGGTCCTGACCACGGAAAAAGGCGAGGCGAGCTTCATCACCACCCAGCAGCGCACCTTGCAGCGCGGCCAGGTGCGCATCGACGTGCCGATACGCGCCGGCGAAGATTTCAAGGGTGAGGCGGGCAAAGTCGAGGCGGGCAAAATCACCACCCTGGCCGCGCCCATCGCCGGCATCGCCCGCGTGACCAACTTCGAGGCGACCTTCCTCGGCGCCAAGGACGAAAGCGACGAGGAGCTGCGCGCCCGCGCCCGCGCCGTGCTGCGCGCTCTGGGCAAGGGCACCCTGGCGGCCCTGGCGCGAGTGATCTTCGAGGGGCGCGGCGAACTGGTGGAGTACTGGGATCCGTCCGGTCCGCCCGCCAAGCAGTCCCCCCTGGGCACGGTGACGCTGCTGGTGGAGGCCGAGCCCGAGCGCTTCCCCAGTCTGCAGGCGGCGGTGCACGAAACCCGCGCCGCCGGTGTACTGGCGACCCTGGTGGCGCGCTATGTATTCTTCAAGCCGCGCGTGCGGGCGCGCATCGCCGCCGGCCTCACCGCCGCCGGCAAGGACAAGGTCAAGGGCGAAATCATCGCCGCGGCCCAGGCCTACGTCGACGGGCTGACCGCCGGGGAGCCGGCGGAGGGCGGCGAATTGCTCGCCGCGATTCAATCGCCCAAGGAGGTCAGCGACGCTCTCATCGTCGACGTCATGGCGTGGCGCAGCGATTTGGCCGCTCCGGGGGGAGAAAGTCTCAGCGATGCCTTGACCGCTGCGGTCAGCGGCTTACCGAGCGGCGACCCCGATGCCCTGCGCGCCGCCATCGACCAGATTCTTGACCAGCGCGCCCCGGCCCCGCCCGGTGGTCGGCGCATCCCCGACCGCTCCCTGGTGCAGGATGCCGCGGGAGAGCGCGCCGCTGACGAGGACATCGAGGCCGGCGAATTTTTCGTCGCCGCCCAGGTCCTAGGCGAGGACTGGTGGGTGGTGCTGGATTTCGAGCCCGCCGACATCGTGCTGGAGGAGGGCTGA
- a CDS encoding helix-hairpin-helix domain-containing protein: MRLTETYSGENERFEGDLTLWLRTLPIGAVATRAVVTLTPPPGAQQETISFSNSQGELGAVKTLSANDLEIDFRARRTLATVTARPGATGTASLQVDMGGAYVTVAGDGTFNSTAAAWSVDFGQPNPRPLPALTVSRFKLHRPEGRSFDLDSVSIGSVPTNLQVRLGEMAPFWVRLGELSQGETSPDFAEVLNFFLTSAETKDGFYRIPLVVHSDTLARLEVSLRIDYIIEQPILPPHLEEVDLPYDFSTLPGSEEGLLTVRLPRGAVPVEGRSGAAIRGTFDPSRLALGEAGAMPAIGAFTLSPRCTLAQAFIPSNEIEVQAVDLPLANTQPGLAGMHLSLMSDADGKPSGEILRSAEISVGKQLPDGSVWGSAALPDPLRLLPGTRYWLVVQSRDGDAFWSVEQGDESRITLQCSRDGGLSWRAASATGLTPPLAAQFRLRHLPQRFSLPVQLQIGAGATAVRRRLDEYAPAGKIEFSFDFAGKLREYLDQPEVSGPAPDQPPLCNTDFSLPAPQDATRRLFGVDQACAYAGYPLYGNVDLSRGINLSHERFIRLSLDEEPPVLIDCAGSDPRRTQAEEVVQAFNRAMGQTVAYLGEGPTGAQRVLHLQSPSGGSLCLHPWCGQGLPDCWQGNAANSHRVRLPGSSDDMDAASISLLLAGPGLVTGGLRVPHLNALMTTAISVVEEPIWRPACRAEGDISSAPNGQARLSQEFAVLPDVAYQLRLRYGIFEAAPATDCSPCSPQGCAPCSPQALEAPRWEVEWFDEDGNSLGLTTERLTLDKEAESPWSTSLAEAQITPPEMAVRGDLRLIHEAADHYAVLVDEFSLRPSFETLANGDFSRWIGEGTAAIPAGWTLESGWIDREADGSLVLRGAGPEPAVLVQKTEVAPQGEFHLRVEVAGGTPQGEDVPPTSRSRVELSWLAEDGTSVARIILPLDEKGFPGHAWQGGTPAGAQSLEVRLVHPQDLQDLRIRTLRLEKIQTLATPLTFLGEAPGRLKVRDLKVAYDLPQAAAAPEPSAQTIAAYSARHLAISARPALAQQPVIHISGVGPAYAQRLARHQINTIGELAVLPAATAIEGIPSARLLEIKAAAELLLEGAGQCLNFPNLAEYTVGELMALSAPELARLSGEPLERIDVLQKGLRTQHLLLDNQTLRTLTLGQLTAEPSANPPAARIE, translated from the coding sequence ATGAGACTGACGGAAACCTATTCAGGTGAAAATGAGCGCTTCGAAGGAGACCTGACCCTGTGGCTGCGCACCCTGCCCATCGGGGCGGTGGCGACGCGGGCGGTGGTGACGCTGACTCCTCCACCCGGTGCGCAGCAGGAGACGATCTCCTTCAGCAACAGCCAGGGGGAGCTGGGAGCGGTGAAAACCCTCTCCGCAAACGATCTCGAGATCGATTTTCGGGCCCGTCGCACCCTGGCGACGGTGACCGCCCGGCCGGGAGCCACGGGAACCGCTTCCCTGCAGGTCGATATGGGAGGGGCATACGTGACGGTTGCCGGGGACGGCACCTTCAATTCCACCGCCGCTGCCTGGTCGGTCGATTTTGGTCAGCCCAATCCACGTCCGCTGCCCGCCCTCACCGTCAGCCGCTTCAAATTGCATCGCCCGGAAGGTCGCAGCTTCGATCTGGATTCGGTGAGCATAGGCTCCGTACCGACCAACCTGCAGGTCCGCCTCGGCGAGATGGCCCCCTTCTGGGTGCGCCTCGGCGAATTGTCCCAAGGGGAAACTTCGCCTGATTTCGCCGAGGTGCTCAATTTTTTCCTGACCAGCGCCGAGACCAAGGACGGCTTTTACCGCATTCCCCTGGTGGTGCATTCGGACACCCTGGCCCGGCTGGAGGTGAGCCTGCGCATCGACTACATCATCGAGCAGCCGATCCTGCCGCCGCACCTCGAAGAAGTCGACCTGCCCTACGACTTCAGCACCCTGCCGGGCAGCGAGGAAGGCTTGCTGACCGTTCGCCTGCCGCGCGGTGCGGTTCCCGTGGAGGGACGCAGCGGCGCGGCGATTCGCGGCACCTTCGACCCCAGCCGCCTGGCCCTGGGCGAAGCGGGCGCCATGCCCGCAATCGGTGCCTTCACCCTCTCACCCCGCTGCACTCTGGCCCAGGCCTTCATTCCGAGCAATGAGATCGAGGTGCAGGCGGTGGATTTGCCCCTGGCCAACACTCAACCGGGCCTGGCCGGCATGCACCTGAGTCTGATGAGCGATGCCGACGGAAAACCCTCCGGTGAGATTCTTCGCAGTGCCGAGATCAGCGTCGGCAAACAGTTGCCCGACGGCAGCGTCTGGGGCAGCGCCGCTCTGCCCGACCCCTTGCGTCTGCTGCCGGGAACGCGCTACTGGCTGGTGGTGCAGAGTCGCGACGGCGACGCTTTCTGGAGCGTGGAACAAGGCGATGAGAGCCGGATCACCCTGCAATGCTCGCGCGACGGCGGTCTTTCCTGGCGCGCGGCAAGTGCCACGGGGTTGACACCGCCCCTGGCCGCCCAGTTTCGCCTGCGCCATCTGCCGCAACGCTTCAGCCTGCCGGTGCAGTTGCAGATCGGCGCGGGAGCGACCGCCGTGCGTCGGCGCCTCGACGAATACGCGCCTGCGGGTAAAATCGAATTTTCCTTTGATTTCGCCGGAAAATTGCGCGAATACCTCGATCAACCCGAGGTGTCCGGCCCTGCCCCGGATCAACCGCCCCTGTGCAACACGGATTTCTCCCTCCCAGCCCCCCAGGACGCCACCCGGCGGCTGTTCGGGGTAGATCAGGCCTGTGCCTATGCCGGCTATCCCTTGTATGGAAACGTGGATTTGTCGCGCGGCATCAACCTGAGCCATGAACGCTTCATCCGCCTATCGCTGGACGAGGAACCACCCGTGCTTATCGACTGCGCCGGTAGCGACCCGCGTCGCACCCAGGCCGAGGAGGTGGTGCAGGCGTTCAACCGCGCCATGGGCCAAACCGTCGCATATTTAGGCGAAGGCCCCACGGGAGCGCAACGCGTCTTGCACCTGCAATCTCCCAGCGGCGGCAGCCTGTGCCTTCACCCCTGGTGCGGACAGGGCCTACCGGATTGCTGGCAGGGCAACGCCGCGAACAGCCATCGCGTTCGCCTGCCGGGCTCTTCGGACGACATGGACGCAGCATCAATCAGCCTGCTCCTGGCGGGACCAGGTCTCGTGACGGGCGGACTGCGCGTCCCGCACCTGAATGCCCTCATGACCACGGCGATTTCCGTGGTGGAGGAACCAATTTGGCGTCCCGCTTGCCGTGCCGAGGGCGACATCAGTTCGGCGCCGAACGGCCAGGCCCGGCTCAGTCAAGAATTTGCCGTGTTGCCGGACGTCGCCTATCAACTGCGCCTGCGCTATGGAATCTTCGAAGCCGCCCCCGCCACCGATTGCTCGCCCTGCTCGCCCCAAGGCTGCGCGCCCTGCTCGCCTCAGGCGCTGGAAGCACCGCGCTGGGAGGTGGAATGGTTCGACGAGGATGGAAATTCCTTGGGTCTCACGACAGAGCGCCTGACGCTGGACAAGGAGGCGGAGTCGCCATGGAGCACATCCTTGGCCGAGGCACAAATCACCCCGCCCGAAATGGCCGTGAGGGGGGATTTGCGCCTGATTCACGAGGCGGCCGATCATTATGCCGTGCTGGTCGATGAATTTTCATTGCGTCCGAGTTTTGAAACCCTCGCCAACGGCGATTTCAGCCGCTGGATCGGCGAGGGAACCGCGGCGATCCCTGCAGGATGGACTCTGGAAAGTGGCTGGATCGATCGGGAAGCGGACGGTAGTCTGGTGTTGCGGGGCGCGGGACCGGAGCCGGCGGTTTTGGTGCAGAAAACCGAGGTCGCGCCCCAGGGCGAGTTTCACCTGCGGGTTGAAGTGGCAGGCGGAACACCCCAGGGTGAGGATGTGCCCCCGACCTCCAGATCACGGGTGGAATTATCCTGGTTGGCCGAAGATGGCACGTCCGTGGCAAGGATAATTTTGCCCCTGGATGAAAAGGGCTTCCCCGGTCATGCCTGGCAGGGCGGCACGCCGGCCGGAGCGCAAAGCCTCGAGGTGCGCCTGGTGCACCCGCAGGACCTGCAGGACCTGCGGATTCGAACCTTGCGCCTGGAGAAGATTCAAACCCTCGCCACGCCTCTGACTTTTCTGGGCGAGGCACCCGGCCGACTCAAGGTGCGCGATCTCAAAGTCGCCTACGATCTGCCACAAGCCGCCGCGGCGCCCGAACCCTCAGCCCAAACCATCGCAGCGTACAGCGCTCGGCATCTCGCAATCAGCGCGCGCCCGGCCTTGGCCCAACAACCGGTCATCCATATCTCCGGGGTTGGCCCTGCCTATGCCCAACGTCTCGCACGCCACCAGATCAACACCATCGGCGAGCTGGCGGTCCTGCCTGCCGCCACAGCGATCGAGGGTATCCCATCGGCGCGCCTGCTCGAAATCAAAGCCGCGGCCGAGCTGCTGCTCGAGGGCGCCGGCCAATGCCTGAATTTCCCCAACCTCGCCGAGTACACCGTTGGCGAACTCATGGCTCTGTCCGCGCCGGAGCTGGCACGCCTCAGCGGCGAGCCCCTGGAGCGGATCGATGTGCTGCAAAAAGGCCTGCGCACCCAGCACCTGCTGCTCGACAACCAGACCCTGCGCACCCTGACCCTGGGGCAACTGACCGCTGAGCCCTCCGCGAACCCGCCGGCGGCCCGGATTGAATGA
- a CDS encoding Lon protease family protein has protein sequence MSVDRLRLDAGALTWHCDPNQFEFETTRDLPPLEGTIGQDRAMTAIEFGLGIKDSGFNIFILGEPGTGRSSSIKKILNARAKDREVPDDWCYVHDFDDGTRPDFIRLPPGQGAEFKKDVDRLVERLTEEIPKLFESKEYEEQKSKIAAEHQEKHKALFQQLEKEAEEKGFTLQRTVSGLVLVPVRDGHPLSQEEYENLSDADKADLDERGGKLQDHLNDVLRDVRRIEEDAREATAEMEKEVVSYAMKHLFEELEIKYSEVPRILTHFDNCKEDILSRIEELRPSKGPQIALPGMKIPQQEPSFDRYLVNLFIDNHELEGAPVVYEANPTYFNLFGRIEHVIQMGNATTNYMMIKPGALHRANGGYLILDCREVLINLFSYEALKRCIRNKEVKIEDMTEQFRFLATVTLKPKPIPLDCKIIMIGTPLLYYLLFQYDPDFRKYFKVKADFDRMMKNTWENAQQYALFIGAKCRDEDLLHFDPTGVARTVEHSARLTEDQGRFSSCFLEIANLIREASFYAERDGRDRVSASHVDLAIEARTYRCNKVEEKIQEYIEDGTLLVDTEGAVVGQINGLTVYLLGDYNFGKPVRLTVRTYLGKGGMVNIEREVKLSGPIHDKGVLIFSGFFGERFAQDKPLALAASICFEQSYSGVEGDSASCAELYALLSSLAEVPIKQGIAVTGSVNQRGQVQSIGGVNEKIEGFYAVCKAKGLNGEQGVIIPEGNRKNLMLSKEVREAVEQGRFHIWAVTSVDEGIEILTGLPAGERDAEGRWPEGSINHKVDQRLFKMAETVRRFGKSEEKNEK, from the coding sequence ATGTCTGTTGATCGTTTACGACTCGATGCCGGCGCATTGACCTGGCATTGCGACCCCAATCAGTTCGAATTTGAAACCACCCGCGATCTGCCCCCCCTCGAAGGCACCATCGGCCAGGATCGGGCCATGACCGCCATTGAATTCGGCCTGGGCATCAAGGACAGCGGCTTCAACATCTTCATTCTTGGCGAACCGGGCACCGGACGTTCCTCAAGCATCAAGAAAATTCTCAACGCGCGCGCCAAAGACCGCGAAGTGCCCGACGATTGGTGCTACGTGCACGATTTCGATGACGGCACCCGCCCCGACTTCATCCGCCTGCCCCCTGGCCAGGGCGCGGAATTCAAAAAGGATGTGGATCGCCTCGTCGAGCGTCTCACCGAGGAAATTCCCAAGCTCTTCGAGAGCAAGGAATACGAGGAGCAGAAAAGCAAGATTGCCGCCGAGCACCAGGAGAAACACAAGGCGCTGTTCCAGCAACTGGAGAAAGAGGCCGAGGAAAAAGGTTTTACCCTGCAGCGCACGGTGAGCGGTCTGGTGTTGGTGCCGGTGCGCGACGGCCATCCACTGTCCCAGGAAGAATACGAAAACCTCTCCGACGCGGACAAAGCCGACCTGGACGAGCGGGGCGGCAAGTTGCAGGATCATCTCAATGACGTGCTGCGGGATGTGCGCCGCATCGAGGAAGACGCCCGCGAGGCCACCGCCGAGATGGAGAAGGAAGTGGTCAGCTATGCCATGAAGCACCTCTTCGAGGAACTGGAAATTAAATATTCCGAGGTGCCGAGAATTCTGACCCACTTCGACAACTGCAAGGAGGACATCCTCTCCCGCATCGAGGAATTGCGCCCGAGCAAGGGTCCGCAGATCGCCCTGCCGGGCATGAAAATACCGCAGCAGGAACCCTCTTTCGACCGCTACCTGGTCAATCTGTTCATCGACAATCATGAGTTGGAAGGGGCCCCGGTTGTTTATGAGGCCAACCCCACCTATTTCAACCTGTTCGGCCGTATCGAGCATGTGATTCAAATGGGCAACGCTACCACGAATTACATGATGATTAAGCCCGGCGCCCTGCATCGCGCCAACGGCGGCTACCTGATTCTCGACTGCCGCGAGGTGCTGATCAATCTCTTCTCCTACGAGGCCCTCAAGCGCTGCATTCGCAACAAGGAAGTCAAGATCGAGGACATGACCGAACAGTTCCGATTTCTGGCCACGGTCACCCTCAAGCCCAAGCCGATTCCGCTGGATTGCAAGATCATCATGATCGGCACGCCGCTGCTTTATTACCTGCTGTTTCAGTACGATCCGGATTTTAGGAAGTATTTCAAGGTCAAGGCCGACTTCGACCGCATGATGAAGAACACCTGGGAGAACGCCCAGCAGTACGCCCTGTTCATCGGCGCCAAGTGCCGCGACGAGGATTTGCTGCATTTCGATCCCACGGGGGTGGCACGCACCGTTGAGCACTCGGCGCGCCTGACCGAGGACCAGGGGCGGTTTTCATCGTGCTTTCTGGAAATCGCCAACCTGATCCGCGAGGCCTCCTTTTACGCCGAGCGCGACGGGCGCGACCGGGTTTCGGCCAGTCATGTGGACCTGGCCATCGAGGCGCGCACCTATCGCTGCAACAAGGTTGAGGAGAAGATACAGGAGTACATCGAGGACGGCACCCTGCTGGTGGATACCGAAGGGGCGGTGGTGGGGCAGATCAACGGTCTGACCGTCTATCTGCTGGGCGATTACAATTTCGGCAAACCGGTGCGGCTGACGGTGCGCACCTATTTGGGCAAAGGCGGCATGGTCAACATCGAGCGTGAGGTCAAGCTGAGCGGGCCAATCCACGACAAGGGCGTGCTGATTTTCTCGGGCTTTTTCGGCGAGCGCTTCGCCCAGGACAAACCCCTGGCCCTGGCCGCCTCCATCTGTTTCGAACAGTCTTACTCAGGGGTGGAGGGCGACAGCGCCTCCTGCGCCGAACTCTATGCTCTGCTCTCCTCCCTCGCGGAGGTGCCGATCAAGCAGGGTATCGCCGTGACCGGTTCGGTCAATCAGCGCGGCCAGGTGCAGTCCATCGGTGGAGTCAATGAGAAGATTGAGGGCTTTTACGCCGTGTGCAAGGCCAAGGGACTAAATGGTGAGCAGGGGGTGATCATCCCCGAGGGGAATCGCAAAAACCTCATGCTGAGCAAGGAGGTGCGCGAAGCCGTGGAGCAGGGCCGTTTCCACATCTGGGCGGTAACCAGCGTGGACGAGGGCATTGAAATTCTTACCGGCCTGCCCGCCGGTGAGCGCGATGCCGAGGGTCGCTGGCCGGAAGGCAGCATCAATCACAAGGTCGACCAGCGTCTGTTCAAGATGGCCGAGACGGTGCGCCGGTTCGGCAAGAGTGAGGAGAAAAACGAGAAATAA
- a CDS encoding alpha-ketoacid dehydrogenase subunit beta — MPLITCRDAINQALREEMERDPNVLIMGEDVALYEGSFKVTKGLLAKFGEKRVIDTPISEAGFTGMGCGAAMVGLRPIVELMTVNFGILALDQIMNNVAVIRYMFGGKVKVPLTIRSPGGAGNQLGAQHSHSIEAMLMHCPGLRVVVPSVPADAKGLLKSAIRSDDPVFFVEHEGLYGVKGEVPEGEYTIPLGVADVKRAGKDVTLICLSKMVYVCLDAAEKLAEEGIDAEVLDLRGLNPLDVPAIVDSVTKTGRALTVEECWLTGGWGGEIAAVIMEHAFDALAAPVLRVASADVPMPYNKALEQAAIPDVGRVMARVREVMKY; from the coding sequence ATGCCTTTAATCACCTGTCGTGATGCCATCAATCAAGCCCTGCGCGAAGAGATGGAGCGCGATCCCAACGTGCTCATCATGGGTGAGGACGTCGCCCTTTATGAAGGATCGTTCAAGGTCACCAAGGGGCTGCTGGCCAAATTCGGCGAGAAGCGGGTCATCGACACGCCCATCTCCGAAGCCGGTTTCACCGGCATGGGCTGCGGTGCGGCCATGGTCGGCCTGCGGCCCATCGTCGAACTCATGACGGTCAATTTCGGCATCCTCGCCCTGGATCAAATCATGAACAACGTGGCGGTGATCCGCTACATGTTCGGCGGCAAGGTCAAGGTGCCCCTCACCATCCGTTCGCCGGGCGGCGCGGGCAACCAGCTTGGCGCCCAGCACAGCCACTCCATCGAAGCCATGCTCATGCACTGTCCCGGCCTGCGCGTAGTGGTGCCCTCGGTGCCCGCCGATGCCAAGGGGTTGCTCAAGTCGGCGATCCGCTCCGACGATCCGGTGTTTTTCGTTGAGCACGAAGGGCTCTACGGCGTCAAGGGCGAGGTGCCCGAGGGCGAATACACCATCCCCCTGGGGGTAGCCGACGTCAAGCGCGCGGGCAAGGATGTGACGCTGATCTGCCTGTCGAAAATGGTCTATGTGTGTCTGGATGCGGCGGAAAAACTGGCCGAGGAGGGCATCGACGCCGAAGTGCTCGATCTGCGCGGACTCAACCCCTTGGATGTGCCGGCAATTGTCGATTCGGTCACCAAGACCGGACGCGCCCTCACCGTCGAGGAGTGCTGGCTGACCGGCGGCTGGGGCGGCGAGATAGCCGCCGTCATCATGGAGCATGCCTTTGACGCACTGGCCGCACCGGTGCTGCGCGTGGCTTCGGCCGATGTGCCCATGCCCTACAACAAGGCTCTGGAGCAGGCGGCGATCCCGGATGTCGGGCGGGTGATGGCACGCGTGCGCGAGGTGATGAAATATTAA
- a CDS encoding dihydrolipoamide acetyltransferase family protein: MSQEIKMPKLSDTMEEGTVLEWRIKEGQKVKKGDIIAEVETDKAAMEMEAFDEGVVSAIKVKEGETVAVGTVLALFEGEGAEEAEDAEKEQPEPKKTDEEPSTKSTESTKSTKEKEEKEEKEEKEEKEEKEEKEEKEEKEEKEKGGGEKKSRAEQTPEEDTASLKKRVWELAGVSAQARELAESKNLDLSRVRGSGPGGRIVSADVEEYLASGERGERPSAPSRRAERRESGAARGKGGPDQKSASLRKTIARKMTESWTSTPHFYVRVVVDMSDVMRFHRQLELSVNDFILAAAVRALGEHPEVNARWQDDGVKRLEKINLSLAVAVDKGLYSPVIHDCARLSLRQIGAKARELARRAKDGKLSQEDLSEGTFTVSNMGMLGVESFTAIITAPQAAALAVGAVTDEVVADAQGGIQVVPRLRLTLSADHRVLDGADAAAFLDTLKGYLEAPVRLLEQAD, translated from the coding sequence ATGTCCCAGGAAATAAAAATGCCCAAACTCAGCGACACCATGGAAGAGGGAACCGTCCTTGAGTGGCGCATCAAGGAAGGGCAGAAGGTCAAAAAGGGCGACATCATCGCCGAGGTCGAAACGGACAAAGCCGCCATGGAGATGGAGGCTTTCGATGAAGGCGTGGTGAGCGCCATCAAAGTCAAGGAAGGCGAAACCGTGGCCGTCGGCACGGTGCTGGCACTCTTCGAAGGCGAAGGCGCCGAGGAAGCCGAGGACGCCGAAAAGGAACAACCCGAACCGAAAAAAACAGACGAAGAACCGTCCACCAAGTCCACCGAGTCCACCAAGTCCACGAAAGAAAAAGAAGAAAAAGAAGAGAAAGAAGAGAAAGAAGAGAAAGAAGAGAAAGAAGAGAAAGAAGAGAAAGAAGAGAAAGAAGAGAAAGAAAAGGGGGGCGGCGAGAAAAAGAGCCGCGCCGAACAGACCCCGGAAGAAGACACCGCGAGCCTGAAAAAACGCGTCTGGGAACTGGCCGGGGTTTCCGCGCAAGCGCGCGAGCTGGCCGAGTCCAAGAATCTTGATCTCAGCCGGGTGCGCGGCAGCGGGCCGGGCGGGCGTATCGTGAGCGCCGATGTGGAGGAGTACCTGGCCTCCGGTGAGCGCGGGGAACGTCCTTCCGCCCCGTCGCGGCGCGCGGAGCGCCGCGAGTCCGGCGCTGCGCGCGGCAAGGGCGGCCCGGATCAGAAATCCGCCAGCCTGCGTAAGACCATCGCGCGCAAGATGACCGAAAGCTGGACCAGCACCCCGCATTTCTATGTGAGGGTGGTGGTGGATATGTCCGATGTCATGCGCTTTCACCGGCAGCTCGAACTTTCCGTCAACGATTTCATCCTCGCTGCCGCAGTGCGTGCCCTGGGTGAGCATCCCGAGGTCAACGCACGCTGGCAGGACGATGGCGTCAAACGCCTGGAGAAGATCAATCTCTCCTTGGCCGTGGCCGTCGACAAAGGGCTCTACAGCCCGGTGATTCACGACTGCGCGCGTTTGTCCCTGCGTCAGATCGGCGCCAAAGCCCGCGAGCTGGCGCGCAGGGCCAAAGACGGCAAACTCTCTCAGGAGGATTTGAGCGAGGGCACCTTCACCGTCTCCAATATGGGCATGCTCGGCGTGGAGTCCTTCACCGCCATCATCACCGCACCCCAGGCGGCCGCTTTGGCGGTGGGAGCGGTGACGGACGAGGTGGTCGCTGACGCGCAAGGTGGAATTCAAGTCGTGCCGCGCCTGCGCCTGACCCTCTCCGCCGATCACCGGGTGCTCGACGGCGCCGATGCCGCAGCCTTCCTCGATACCCTCAAGGGGTATCTGGAAGCGCCGGTGCGGTTGCTGGAGCAGGCGGATTGA